One stretch of Oncorhynchus tshawytscha isolate Ot180627B linkage group LG19, Otsh_v2.0, whole genome shotgun sequence DNA includes these proteins:
- the tmem258 gene encoding transmembrane protein 258, which yields MELEAMTRYTSPVNPAVFPHLTVVLLAIGMFFTAWFFVYEVTSTKYTRDVFKELLISLVASLFMGFGVLFLLLWVGIYV from the exons ATG GAGCTGGAGGCCATGACGAGATACACCAGTCCGGTGAACCCGGCAGTCTTCCCCCACCTCACTGTGGTCCTACTGGCTATCGGCATGTTCTTCACTGCGTGGTTCTTCGT CTACGAGGTAACGTCCACTAAATACACCAGAGACGTGTTCAAAGAGCTGCTCATCTCCCTGGTGGCGTCTCTCTTCATGGGCTTCGGAGTGCTGTTTCTGTTACTGTGGGTCGGCATCTATGTCTGA